DNA sequence from the Ghiorsea bivora genome:
GCTTCTTTTACCAACTGCAAGATGCAAACGTAACAGGGCATGAGGTCGTTTACGGGTAAAAAAATACAAGTAATCTACGGAGAGAATCATGGCATTAACAGTACAAACCAACAACGCAGCAATGACTGCACTAAAAAACTTGAACGCAAACAGCAAAGCGATGGACAAATCGCTAGAACGTTTGTCTTCTGGTTTCCGTGTAAACAACGCGGCAGACGATGCATCAGGCTATGCAGTAGCATCTAAATTAGATGGTCAAACACAACGTTTGAAAGCTGCATCACTCAACGCATCACAAGCACAAGCAATGACAAAAATGGCAGACGCTGGTGTAAATGAAATCCAAAACATGGTTGTTCGTATCCAAACCTTGGCAACCCAAGCTTCTTCTGCAAACAACGCAGGTGAACTGGGTAAATTGGATGCAGAACGTATCAAATTGGAATCAGCCATCGATAAAATTGCAAACTCTACTAACTACAATGGTGTGAACTTAATGAATGGTGTTGATGCCGGCGTTACATTTGACAGTGCATTCACTGCAGGTACTAACACAGGCGTAACAACATCATCCATTACAACTGCATCAGGCACAGCTGTCAATGAAACTTACACACTTACAGCCGCTGCAAATGGTGACCTAACCATTACCAATGCAGCTGGTGGAGCACAAGGGACACTGGCTTTTTCTGCAAATGCTACATCATCACTTACCTTGGCTGATGGTTCAACACTAAGTGTTACCTTTGGAGCTGCTGCTGCGGGTACTGGCGGTGAAACCAATACCGTAGCTGTGACTAATCAAGATGTAGCAGGTGTGGGTGCTAACACAGGTGCCACATATGCTGCAGCTTTGGCTTTCCAAGTGGGTGCGGACAACAATGCTAACAACCAAGTCACTGTGGATTTGACCAAATCTTATACCACAGCAGCTTTGGGTCTTGGTACTGGTGACTTAACCACACAAGCCAATGCACAAGCTTACATCGATA
Encoded proteins:
- a CDS encoding flagellin N-terminal helical domain-containing protein yields the protein MALTVQTNNAAMTALKNLNANSKAMDKSLERLSSGFRVNNAADDASGYAVASKLDGQTQRLKAASLNASQAQAMTKMADAGVNEIQNMVVRIQTLATQASSANNAGELGKLDAERIKLESAIDKIANSTNYNGVNLMNGVDAGVTFDSAFTAGTNTGVTTSSITTASGTAVNETYTLTAAANGDLTITNAAGGAQGTLAFSANATSSLTLADGSTLSVTFGAAAAGTGGETNTVAVTNQDVAGVGANTGATYAAALAFQVGADNNANNQVTVDLTKSYTTAALGLGTGDLTTQANAQAYIDTAKAALNTLVTQRADLGATQNQVAFIQSNIATSIEQTTASVSSIRDADMAAEMADFTKNKILTQASTSMLAQANQAAQNVMTLFR